From Terriglobales bacterium, the proteins below share one genomic window:
- the xseA gene encoding exodeoxyribonuclease VII large subunit, which produces MGEQLDLTFQAMAAQRRIWPVRELMAAVRTSLEREYTDVWVEGEISNYRPAESGHLYFTLKDGEAQLRAVMFRTQARLLRFKPENGMQAIARGRMTVYEQRGDMQLLLEYLERKGAGALQVAFEQLKAKLAAEGLFEQARKKPLPALPRRIGIVTSPRGAALHDILNILRRRHASVPILIYPAQVQGAEAPGEVAAGLKYFSRAKNVDVVIVARGGGSVEDLAAFNHEGLARAIAASEIPVISAVGHETDFTIADFVADLRAPTPSAAAELVIESRHRLEEQVEGLRARLARAARYRLLMGRQALTELAQHGAFASMRALLGQRQQRVDEMTFALVAGYRGVVERSRRRVDVAATRIRHYDVRMVLAGMKRELEGKTRTLAEMGRRLLLERRGGLERLQARLEELSPLRVLDRGYALVFDAAGNVVKDAAQVAAGDAIRARLARGEIAAVVKKK; this is translated from the coding sequence ATGGGCGAGCAGCTCGACCTGACGTTCCAGGCGATGGCGGCGCAGCGGCGGATCTGGCCGGTGCGGGAGCTGATGGCGGCGGTGCGGACCTCGCTGGAGCGGGAGTACACCGACGTCTGGGTCGAGGGCGAGATCTCGAACTACCGGCCGGCGGAGAGCGGCCACCTCTATTTCACGCTGAAAGACGGCGAGGCGCAGCTGCGCGCGGTGATGTTCCGGACGCAGGCGCGGCTGCTGCGGTTCAAGCCGGAGAACGGCATGCAGGCGATCGCGCGCGGGCGGATGACGGTGTACGAGCAGCGCGGCGACATGCAGCTGCTCCTGGAGTACCTGGAGCGGAAGGGCGCGGGCGCGCTGCAGGTGGCGTTCGAGCAGTTGAAGGCGAAGCTCGCGGCCGAGGGCCTGTTCGAGCAGGCGCGGAAGAAGCCGCTGCCGGCGCTGCCGCGGCGCATCGGGATCGTGACGTCGCCGCGCGGGGCGGCGCTGCACGACATCCTGAACATCCTGCGGCGGCGGCACGCGAGCGTGCCCATCCTTATTTATCCGGCGCAGGTGCAGGGGGCGGAGGCGCCGGGCGAGGTCGCGGCCGGGCTGAAGTACTTCAGCCGCGCGAAGAACGTGGACGTCGTGATCGTGGCGCGCGGCGGCGGGTCGGTGGAGGACCTGGCGGCCTTCAACCACGAAGGGCTGGCGCGGGCGATCGCGGCGAGCGAGATCCCGGTGATCTCGGCGGTGGGGCACGAGACGGATTTCACCATCGCGGATTTCGTCGCGGACCTGCGCGCGCCGACGCCGAGCGCGGCGGCGGAGCTGGTGATCGAGTCGCGGCACCGGCTGGAGGAGCAGGTGGAAGGGCTGCGGGCGCGGCTGGCGCGGGCGGCGCGGTACCGGCTGCTGATGGGGCGGCAGGCGCTGACGGAGTTGGCGCAGCACGGCGCGTTCGCGAGCATGCGCGCGCTGCTGGGGCAGCGGCAGCAGCGGGTGGACGAGATGACGTTCGCGCTGGTGGCGGGATATCGCGGCGTGGTGGAGCGGTCCCGGCGGCGGGTGGACGTAGCGGCGACGCGCATCCGGCACTACGACGTGCGGATGGTGCTGGCGGGAATGAAGCGCGAGCTGGAGGGGAAGACGCGGACGCTGGCGGAGATGGGACGGCGCCTGCTGCTGGAGCGGCGCGGCGGGCTGGAGCGGCTGCAGGCGCGGCTGGAGGAGTTGTCGCCGCTGCGCGTGCTGGATCGGGGGTACGCGCTGGTGTTCGACGCGGCGGGCAACGTGGTGAAGGACGCTGCGCAGGTGGCGGCGGGCGACGCGATACGCGCGCGGCTGGCGCGGGGAGAGATC